A window of the Bacillus andreraoultii genome harbors these coding sequences:
- a CDS encoding type IV pilus modification PilV family protein — MKKIMNEKGISLMEVVVSLAILSIMILTFANLFLFTNKTAVSNDSKIVAIHLAKAELERLKVNSDESKDIISQLKADSNGVYTRERIINNQKYKVNFKRTQSIDEKNMRLLNIVVEVSLLNSKPVISSKVEGYVNDEN, encoded by the coding sequence ATGAAAAAAATAATGAATGAAAAAGGAATTTCCTTAATGGAAGTGGTTGTTTCTTTAGCCATTCTCTCTATTATGATTCTAACCTTTGCTAATCTATTTCTCTTCACAAATAAGACAGCGGTTTCAAATGATAGTAAAATTGTGGCTATCCATTTAGCCAAGGCAGAATTGGAAAGGTTGAAGGTGAATTCAGACGAGTCAAAAGACATTATTAGTCAGCTTAAAGCGGATAGTAATGGTGTTTATACAAGAGAACGAATTATTAATAACCAAAAATATAAAGTGAATTTTAAAAGAACTCAATCAATCGATGAAAAGAATATGAGACTCCTAAATATTGTCGTCGAAGTAAGCTTACTAAATTCTAAACCAGTTATTTCATCAAAAGTTGAAGGGTATGTAAATGATGAGAATTAA